One Acetobacterium sp. KB-1 DNA segment encodes these proteins:
- a CDS encoding ion transporter, which translates to MVTYPKDWKQKLNQIINGIDTPLGRAFDIALIGSISISCFLIIIDSVAPIHVVMGTVISLLLNFFLLIFTLEYVLRLIVTPKKRDYLLSFYGIVDFIAIAPIYLSFFVSFGSFLPIVRILRLFRLFSVFKMGRYVDESGALLKALRASKTKISVFLFTLLFIVIIVGALMYIIEGPEHGFVSIPESMYWAIVTISTVGYGDISPQTEMGKFLASALMLVGYGIIAVPTGIITSELSNASNKKEPLTDQKCPICGNSKHAKDSQYCNQCGKKLT; encoded by the coding sequence ATGGTAACATACCCTAAAGACTGGAAGCAAAAGCTGAATCAGATCATCAACGGCATTGATACACCCCTGGGCCGTGCCTTTGATATCGCCTTGATCGGCTCCATTTCGATCAGTTGTTTTTTAATTATCATTGACAGTGTCGCACCCATCCACGTTGTTATGGGGACTGTCATTTCACTGTTGCTGAATTTTTTTCTGCTTATTTTTACCCTTGAATATGTCCTGCGACTGATTGTAACACCAAAAAAACGGGACTATCTTTTAAGTTTTTATGGCATTGTGGATTTTATTGCCATTGCGCCTATTTATCTCAGTTTTTTTGTTTCGTTTGGCAGTTTTCTCCCTATTGTTCGCATCCTTCGTCTATTTAGACTCTTTAGCGTCTTTAAAATGGGTCGCTATGTTGATGAATCGGGTGCCTTGTTAAAAGCTCTTCGTGCCAGCAAAACAAAGATTAGCGTCTTTCTCTTTACCCTTTTGTTTATTGTCATTATTGTAGGAGCATTGATGTATATCATCGAAGGCCCTGAGCATGGCTTTGTCAGCATTCCTGAATCCATGTATTGGGCCATTGTAACCATCTCAACCGTTGGGTACGGGGATATTTCTCCTCAAACCGAGATGGGCAAATTTCTTGCCAGTGCCCTGATGCTGGTGGGTTATGGCATCATCGCTGTACCCACCGGTATTATTACCAGTGAGCTTTCTAATGCTTCAAACAAGAAAGAACCTCTGACAGATCAAAAATGTCCAATCTGCGGCAATTCAAAACATGCCAAGGATTCCCAGTACTGCAATCAATGTGGTAAAAAGCTGACTTAA